DNA sequence from the Rubripirellula tenax genome:
TGTCGCCCTTTGCTTACAGACGCGGATGATTCGTTTCTGAGCAACGGGCGTTTCCGCGACATCGATTTCGACGCCCAAGTCGCCCCGCGCGACCATCACACCGTCGGTCGCGTCAACGATTTCTTCCAAGTTTTCCATCGCCTCGGGCTTTTCGATCTTGGCAATGACGATAGCTTGCGATTGATGCTCGGCGAGCAATCGTTTCAGACCGAGCACATCTTCGGCGCTGCGAACAAACGACAAACTCACCAAGTCGATTCCGTTTTGTGCAGCCCAAATCGCATTGTCGATGTCGTCGGGAAGCAGCGCCGATACCGACAACTTGACGCCGGGCAAGTTGATGCCTTGGCGACTGCGGATGGTGCCTTCGGCGACAACCACGCACTCCGCGCGGTCGCTCGTGACCGATTCGACTCTTAATCCCACGGCGGCGTCCGCCAACATCACTTGATCGCCGGGCTCCAATTCGTCGACCAAACGTTCGTAAGAACTAGTAAGCTCGTTGGCGACCGTGCTGACGTCGCCTCGAATCAGGCTGACCCGTTGGCCGATCGAACACCTCATCGGGTCCGTCACCAGCGTGCCCAATCGAATTTTCGGACCCGCCAGATCCAGCAGCACGGCGGCATGAAAGCCCACTCGCTGCGATGCTTCGCGAATGTCGGCAAGGACTTGGGCATGTTCCTGGCGACTACCGTGCGCGGTGTTGATGCGGAAAACATCGACGCCCGCCTCGATCATTGCCGACAATCGATCGACGCCGCTACATGCCGGACCGACCGTCGCAACGATCTTGGTACACGCTTCATGGATTGACGGTCTCGACATGGTATTCTCGCGTAAGGAATGATTGCCCGAAGTGCCGCAGCGATACACCGTTGGAGTTGTTTCGGACGGTTGGCTACACTTGTGTACCCTCCCCTGCCCTGCTCTCTCTGTCAGGCTGCTCTCTCTGTCCACCTCCAACACAACGCAACCCGAATGCATTTGAAAACAGTTCAAACGCCTGTTGCAGTCGTGACGGGAGGATCCGCGGGACTGGGCTTGTGCATCGCCCAAGTCTTGGCTGCTAAAGGATACCGTGTCGTGATCGTCGGACGCGATGCCGATCGCATTGAAAAAGCATGCCAAGCGATCGCGTCCAGCCTTGGCGGCGATTCCGTCGACAATGTCCCACTAGGAAAAACCGCCGACGTTACGGAATCCAGCGAAGTTGGCGAGCTGTTTCGGTTTGTGAAGACCAAATTCGGACGTTTGGATGTGTTGGTCAACACGGTCGGCACCAGCGACCGGGGCCTGCTG
Encoded proteins:
- the pyk gene encoding pyruvate kinase: MSRPSIHEACTKIVATVGPACSGVDRLSAMIEAGVDVFRINTAHGSRQEHAQVLADIREASQRVGFHAAVLLDLAGPKIRLGTLVTDPMRCSIGQRVSLIRGDVSTVANELTSSYERLVDELEPGDQVMLADAAVGLRVESVTSDRAECVVVAEGTIRSRQGINLPGVKLSVSALLPDDIDNAIWAAQNGIDLVSLSFVRSAEDVLGLKRLLAEHQSQAIVIAKIEKPEAMENLEEIVDATDGVMVARGDLGVEIDVAETPVAQKRIIRVCKQRATPVIVATQMLESMHHSARPTRAEVSDVANAILDGADACMLSGETAIGEYPIESVRMMNRIMRATERDMLRSRNRAAGRQRQIDTHRVHPITTAVTVAATEIAESIQAKLIVIATRSGNTAWVESQSRSLIPTLGASDSIETLRRMNLLWGIKPVYVNRLDETSTLIDVVCQWGRDHGGLKRGDHIVLVTGTGVIKKAHNLVVVHTVP